Below is a genomic region from Haloplasma contractile SSD-17B.
TACATTCTTTAAAAGGGGGAAGCCCTCATTACTTTCAACAGTAAGGTTCCTAACTACAAGCAACTCTTCATCCTGTTTTGCTTTGATACAATCAATTTCAAAATGCATCGTATCCCCTACCATCAGATGGGTGAGTTCTTTAGGTGATGTTTGATCTGTATCGAGTGTCTTAACCGTTTTACCTTTTCTTAATACTGTCACTCGTTTAGAAATTTCCATAACTTCATTTAACTTATGAGAAATAAAGATAATTGAACACCCATTCAGAACTAAATGTTTCATGATTAAAAACAGTTGATTCGTTTCTTGTGGTGTTAAGACAGCTGTCGGTTCATCAAGTATTAATAATTTAGCCCCTCGGTACAATACCTTAATAATTTCTAATAATTGTTTTTCACCAACGCTCATATCATCAACTATCTTATGAAGGTTGAGTGTTAGATCATATTGCTTCATTAACTGTTCTATTTTTTTATACTCTTTGTCTCTATTTAACCACACTGAGTTTATCGTTCCTAGAATAATATTCTCCATTGCAGATAGATGATCGACCAACTTAAAATGTTGGTGAATCATTCCTATTCCAGTTTTTATCGAATCTTTAGGTGATGTAAAGTTACACGGCTTACCCTCAAATATAATAGAACCGCTATCAGGACGATAAAGTCCTGATAGCATGTTCATTAAAGTTGATTTACCTGCACCATTTTCACCAAGTAAAGCATGAATTTCATTTTTTTGAACAGTAAAATTGACGTGATCATTTGCGTTAATATCTCCGAATGTTTTCGTCAAATTTTTAATTTCTACTAATAGTTCATTACTCATGGGATCACCTAATTAATCAGACGGTATGGTACCAATAACGCCTTCTACAAACCAGTTCATAGAAAGAAGTTCTTCATCTGATAATGTCTCGTCAGACTCCACAGCTATTGTACCATCTTGCTTTTTAATTTCACCACTGAATACAGTGAATTCGCCGTTTTTCATATCATTGTAAATATCATTTACAGTTGATTCAGCGTCATCTGTTGCATTTTTTGATAAATTCGTTATATCAACAATCGCTTCATCAATTCCACCCCAATAAGAGCCTGTTTCCCAGGTACCCTCCTGAATCATACTTACTTGATCAACATAGTAAGGACCCCAGTTCCATACAGCAGAAACTAAGTGAGCATCAGGT
It encodes:
- a CDS encoding ABC transporter ATP-binding protein; its protein translation is MSNELLVEIKNLTKTFGDINANDHVNFTVQKNEIHALLGENGAGKSTLMNMLSGLYRPDSGSIIFEGKPCNFTSPKDSIKTGIGMIHQHFKLVDHLSAMENIILGTINSVWLNRDKEYKKIEQLMKQYDLTLNLHKIVDDMSVGEKQLLEIIKVLYRGAKLLILDEPTAVLTPQETNQLFLIMKHLVLNGCSIIFISHKLNEVMEISKRVTVLRKGKTVKTLDTDQTSPKELTHLMVGDTMHFEIDCIKAKQDEELLVVRNLTVESNEGFPLLKNVSFKLYRGEVLGLAGVSGNGQKALCEAISGLQTTKRGDIFFKKENIRTLSVKEIISRGISLSFIPEDRLGMGLVANHNIVENVLLKYYNRHPFFINRNSVITKAKQIVTDLNVQTASIYDPIKNMSGGNIQKILLGRELDTNPELLITAYAVRGLDIKTTHIIYDLLNKQKEEGVGILYVAEDLDAMMKFCDRIMVMCDGEVTGIVNPKEVSKEEIGLMMMGRRDLHVAN